The Dendropsophus ebraccatus isolate aDenEbr1 chromosome 3, aDenEbr1.pat, whole genome shotgun sequence genome includes a region encoding these proteins:
- the LURAP1L gene encoding leucine rich adaptor protein 1-like has product MAESSTLDLRDIEIKLGRKVPESLARSMREEHCDWKKEATAAGCPLSPTQSSALERLETKLQLLRQDMTYLRAADVKLMRQLLLINENIESIKYMMEEKDIVTSQGSSLSGSLCSLLESRESSLQGSYTSLHGYSDGMDEISVGSYLDTLGDIVPGHCTPDFDQYNDVQQNTDDYQPLCNDSNHQYDEYYCFR; this is encoded by the exons ATGGCCGAGTCCTCCACACTGGACCTCCGAGACATAGAGATCAAGCTGGGGCGCAAGGTGCCCGAGAGCCTGGCAAGATCCATGCGGGAGGAGCACTGTGACTGGAAGAAGGAAGCCACTGCCGCGGGGTGCCCACTCAGCCCGACCCAGTCCAGCGCCCTGGAGAGGCTGGAGACTAAGCTGCAGCTCCTCAGACAAGACATG ACCTATCTCCGAGCTGCTGATGTGAAATTGATGCGACAGCTGCTCCTCATTAATGAAAACATTGAGTCTATCAAGTATATGATGGAGGAGAAGGACATTGTCACCAGCCAGGGAAGCAGCCTGAGTGGGAGCCTTTGCAGTTTACTCGAGAGTCGAGAAAGTTCTTTGCAAGGGAGCTACACCAGTTTACATGGCTATAGTGATGGGATGGATGAAATATCAGTGGGCAGTTACCTGGATACACTAGGAGACATTGTCCCCGGACACTGCACCCCTGATTTTGACCAATACAATGATGTACAACAAAACACTGACGACTACCAACCACTATGCAATGATTCCAACCATCAGTATGATGAGTATTATTGCTTCAGATAA